The Nostoc sp. 'Peltigera membranacea cyanobiont' N6 genome contains the following window.
TTGTAGTCCAAACCGGACTTGACCCTGATGACCCAGCATTTCTGATGATGATTGCTACTGGCAGGCTACAAGTGCTGTTGGAAGACAATCCCAAAGAAATGGAAGCAATGTTTGACCTGTGGCAAACGCAGCTTTATGACCATCTCCAGACATATGAAAAGGCAGCAGTAAAAGGTCAGCAAAAAGCGATCGCTCAGGCTGTGACAGGATTAATTAGGCGTACTGAATTTGAGCGTGCTATTCATTCAGTTCCTTCTCTAATTGCTGCGGGAATACTGCTATTAATTGCAGCTGGAGTGGGTGGACTGGTAAGTGTAGGCGGAATGTCTTGGTATCAATCCAGTCATCTAGATCCTGCTGGGCCACGCCAACTCACACAAGCCCAAGCCAATGCTTTGGAATGGGCAACCAGTAATGAAGGTAAGTTTGCTCACAACCTAATGCAATGGAATCAAGATTTGCTGAGTCGTGACCAAAACGGTCAACTTACTTGTGCTAAGGATGTCAAGCGTTTGGGGGTAACACTGGAAATTGGAGCAAGTAGCAGAAAAGCCTCATCCGGGTTCTGCACGTTATGGACATCACCTGCTAATCAGCGCCAGTTTGTATCTAAACCGCGTCTACCTTGAAAACCATAGTTTTTTGGAATTAGAGTAAAGCTCAGAACTCAAGCGACGAACGAATAATACACTCTCCTTAAAAACTCCAGGTTTCAAAATGGACGGGATTTAAGTTAAAAAATTAGTTGTCAATTTCTCAATCGTAGAAGAGGATTCAGCAGATGTTTACCTGCAAAGTTAACTGGCTTTGGCTGCTGGTAATAGGAGGTATAGTTACAGCTTGTACCCCTACTACTGTAAATGTCAGTGGCAAGGATGAGAGGAATACGACTCAAGCTCAAACTGTGCCTGATTATCCGCCGATGTATGATGTGGATGTTAAAGTTTGTGGCAACATCATTGCCCCGCTAAAAGATGGAAAACGTTGTGTAAATCAACAATTGCGTTTGTGGGGCCCAGTAGGAGAGGCAAAATTAGTTCGTGCTGGTATTTCTCTGCCATCAGTTTCTAGCGTAGAACATAAATTAGCGATCGCCTCAAAAGGCTGTTATCCTGTTTATTCCCAACCTAACCAGCAGCAGTTTTATTGGGCTAATTCCATTATTCAAGTCAACAGGGGAGGAACTGCACCCACAGTCGAAGTCAAGCCAACTCAACTTTCAAACCAGCAGATTGATGAGTTAATGACTAGTAAACTTTCCAGTCGGACAATTACAACATTTGGTGGGGTGGGATGCGAAGCTGCATCTTCGGTAAAATAAAGCTTTTACGGTTGAGGGTGGGTGGGCAAAAAAGTTACCCCACTAAAATGTGGGGCTACCGTGAGAGCCAGCAGATAATTATGAAGCTTCAGCCCATCTAGCTGTACGTTGTTGTTTATGAGCTTTGCGCCGCTCCCGTACTGCATCCAAATCTTTCAGTCCATACAGACGTTTGGCGTATGCTAGTAGTTCATTGATGGGAGTTTCGCTATAATCCTGGCGAAACTGAATGTTATGTTCGTTCCAATCAAACTCTTGCTGATTAAAACGTGCTTGAGCAGCAAGTTCTCTGCCTGATTCCTCACGTAAAACTTCCAGTACCA
Protein-coding sequences here:
- a CDS encoding DUF6753 family protein, with product MSNSHTEELDLDDEFLDSVAARGKGLSQIPYPTLLDLAIRGKDDSFKARVWEIVVQTGLDPDDPAFLMMIATGRLQVLLEDNPKEMEAMFDLWQTQLYDHLQTYEKAAVKGQQKAIAQAVTGLIRRTEFERAIHSVPSLIAAGILLLIAAGVGGLVSVGGMSWYQSSHLDPAGPRQLTQAQANALEWATSNEGKFAHNLMQWNQDLLSRDQNGQLTCAKDVKRLGVTLEIGASSRKASSGFCTLWTSPANQRQFVSKPRLP